The Chloroflexota bacterium genome segment GTAGAGGAGGTGCTGGAGCTGGTGAAGAAAAAGCCCCCCCAGGTGGACCTGGTCCTCACCGGCCGCTATGCCGATGCCCGGCTTATTGACCTGGCCGACATAGTAACCGAGATGGTAGAGGTAAAGCACCCCTTCCGCCAGGGCACAAAAGCCCGGCGGGGGGTTGATTACTAGGCGCATGGGGCTGGAGGAACACCTGGGGGCGGGGGAAACGGTCCTGGGCCGGGCAGGGTGCTTTCATGCCACGGAGAAACGGCTCATCCGCTATGATAAGTGGTTGTTCTATGAGGAGATGCAAGACTTGGTATACGCCCATCTAGCCTCCCTGTCCCTGGTGAAACATCCCAGGGCCATTATCGGCTATGCGGGTGGTGCCCTCCATGGCCTGGGGGTGGCTGGCCTTCTGGCCAGGCTCTTTTTAGAGCTGGTATATCCTCGGGTGGCCCTCCCCTCAGCCCCTTTTATCATAGTCTTACTCCTGGGGGCAGCCCTGTTGGCACTGTGGCTGCTCCTACCCCGCAGGTACTACCAGGTGAGGGCAGTGTGGTTCAGGGAAAAGGATGACTCCCGGTGGCAGATTGGGCGGGTGAAGTCGGCCGATACCCGCCGCCTGGTAGCCCAGGTGCGGGAGCTGTGGCTCAAGGGGAAAGGATAACGGGAAGAGCGGGGAAAAGGCATCCATGGTTTTTGCCATACTAGTTTAGAAAGGAGGCGGGAATTGCAGATTACCCTTAGCGTCATCAAGGCCGATATAGGGGGCTACGTGGGGCATTCCAGCTCCCACCCCGACTGCCTGGCGAGAGCCGGGGAGCTCCTGGAGAAGGCCAAAAAGGCGGGGCTCCTGATAGACTTCCATGTCACCAACTGCGGGGATGACCTGGAGCTCATCATGACCCACCAGCAGGGGGAGACCAGCGAGCGGGTCCACCGGCTTGCCTGGGATGTCTTCATAGAGGCCACCAAGATAGCCCGGCAGCTCAAGCTCCACGGGGCGGGCCAGGACCTCCTCTCCGACGCCTTCTCCGGCAATATCCGGGGTATGGGCCCCGGGGTGGCAGAGATGGCCTTCCAGGAGCGGGAGGCGGAGACCATTATCATCCTTATGGCCGATAAGACCTCCTCCGGTGCCTGGAACCTCCCCCTCTACAAGATGTTCGCCGACCCCTTCAACACCATAGGCCTGGTCATCGCCCCCAATATGCACTCGGGCTTTTCCTTTGAGGTGCTGGACATCAAGGAGCACCAGAAAATCCTCTTCAACGCGCCGGAAGATATCTATGACATGCTGGTGTTCATGGGGGCCCCATCCCGCTTTTGTGTCAAGGCGGTCTACCACCGGGAGACCAAGGAGATTGCGGCCGTCTCCTCCACCGAGAGGCTGGCCCTGATTGCAGGAAGATATGTGGGGAAGGACGACCCGGTGTGCGTGGTGCGCTCCCAGGGCCAGTTCCCCGCCGTGGGGGAGGTGCTGGAGCCTTTTGCTTATCCCTTCTTTGTGGAGGGGTGGATGCGGGGCTCCCACCACGGCCCCTTGATGCCCGTGGCTGTGAGGGAGGCCAACCCCTCCCGTTTTGACGGTCCGCCCAGGGTCACTTCTCTGGGATTCCAGCTGTCCTCGGGCCGGCTGGTGGGCCCCCGGGACATGTTTGATGACCCTGCCTTTGACCAGGCCCGAAAGATGGCCAACGATATGGCCTACCACATGCGCCGACATGGCCCCTTTGAGCCCCACCGCCTACCCCTGGAGGAGATGGAATACACCACCATGCCCCAGGTGATGAAGAAGGTAACCGGGAGGTTCGTCAAGGTCTGAAGCGGCTTCTCATTGGCACCCGCAACCCGGGCAAGCTGGGGGAATACCGCCTCCTCCTGGCCAGTTCTGGCTTTGAGCTCGCCACCCCCCAGGAGCTGGGCCTGGAAGCGGACGAGGCCGAGGGGACCACCAGCCTGGAGGAGAACGCCGTTGCCAAAGCAAAGCTCTATGCCCGGAAGGGCGGCCTCCTCACCCTGGCCGAGGATTCGGGCCTTTTCGTGGATGCCCTGGGCGGGGCGCCGGGGGTGCTTTCGGCCCGCTTCGGGGCCTCGGACCGGGAAAGGATAGACCGGCTGCTGGGGGACCTGAAGGGTATACCCCGGGAGGAAAGGGGTGCCCGTTTTGTCTGCGTCATCGCCCTGGCCGAGCCGGGCAAGCCGTTGGGGGTCTTCCGAGGGGAGGTGGCGGGGGAGATAGCCGGCGGGCCCACGGGTTCCTCCGGTTTTGGCTATGACCCCGTCTTCTTTCTGCGCGGCCTGGGCAAAACCATGGCTGAGCTTTCCCCGGAGGAGAAGAACCGGATAAGCCACCGGGGCCAGGCCGCCCGTAAGGCCCTCATGGTTCTGCGCGGCCTGTTGACAGGGGCCTAGGCCACTTCTAATATTGGCTCATCTCGCTGGGGTAAGGAGGGGAACATGCAGGTTTCAGCGGGCAGGCTTACAGGGATAAAGGTGGTCCTCTGGGTGGGGATGGTCCTGGCGGCGTTCTGGGCTATAGGCAATCTGGTCTTCCCCGAGGCCGTGCACGAGGCCACCGCCCCGGCCGGGGAGCCCTTCACCAGCTCCCTCAATACCGCGAGCCTGGAAATAGGGGCCCTTGCCCTCGCCTGGGCGTTCGCCTTGGCGATGGCCATACGGAGGCCCCTGGAAAACCCGGGGCTCCTCTTGGCCATTATTGCTGCCATGCTCATCATCGGGCTCGTAGGAGTCTACATTGAGGCGTTCGTCTCCGAGCGGCCTACCGCCATTATGTGGGGCACCGACATCGTGTTGCTGGCCCTGGGGGTGGCCCTGCTGTTGCTCCTTCCCCGCGCCAGGAAGGCTTAGCTTCTCCAGGCAAGCCCTGCCGATTTTTGTTAAGATAATAGCAATATGACTGGCCTCTCCGACTCCTTCCAGCGGCCCATTAACTATCTGCGCATCTCCATCACCGACCGCTGTAATCTCAGGTGTTTCTATTGCATGCCCGAGAAGGGCGTGCCCCTCCTCCCCCGGGAACACCTCCTCACCTACGAGGAGATAGCCCGGGTGGTGGGGGCGGCAGTGGGGCTGGGCATCACCAAAGTCCGGCTCACTGGGGGGGAGCCCCTGGCCAGGGCCGGACTGGTGGACATGGTCTCCATGCTCTCCAGGATTGAAGGCCTGGACGACCTCTCCCTCACCACCAACGGACTCCTGCTGGCAGACTTCGCCGCAGCCTTGAAGAGGGCCGGGCTCAAAAGGGTAAATGTCAGCCTGGATACTTTCAACCCCCAGCGCTTCCGCCGCATCACCGGCGGGGAGGGGCTGGAAGCGGTCCTCCAGGGGATTGAGGCGGCAAAAGAGGCGGGGCTGAATCCGGTAAAGGTCAACACTGTGGTCATACCGGGGGTGAACGACGATGAGCTCCTGGCCTTCGGCCAGAGGAGCCTGGAAGGCTGGCATGTCCGCTTTATCGAGCTTATGCCCTTCGGCCAGGCCGGGGGCCTTCCCACCCTTTACGTTTCCCAGATGGTGGCAAGGCTTGAAGAGGCTTTTGGCCCCCTCACCCTCGCCATCAACAGGGGTGGCGGGCCTGCCCGTTATTTCCGCCTCCCCGGGGCCAAAGGCACCATCGGCTTCATCTCCCCCATAAGCCAGCACTTCTGCTTTGCCTGCAACCGCCTCCGCCTCACCGCCGAGGGAAAACTGCGCCCCTGCCTCCTGCAGGAAACCGAGGTGGACCTCAGGGCCCCACTCCGCAACGGGGCCTCCGCGGGGGAACTGGAGGGCATCATCCGGAAGGCGGTGGCCCAGAAGCCTCTCAGACACTGCCTTGAAGAAAAGAAGCCCCAGGACGCCAAGTGCATGGCCCGGCTGGGGGGCTAGGCATGATAGAGGTCTATACCGATGGGGCCTGCCTGGGAAACCCCGGTCCCGGCGGCTGGGCCGCCCTGGTGGTGGACGCAGGCAAGAGGCTTGTCTTTGAGGGCCGGGAAGAGAAGACCACCAACAACCGCATGGAGCTGAGGGCCGCCATCGAGGGCCTGGCCCGCACCGCTCCCGGTTCCCAGGTCGTCCTCTACAGCGATAGCCAGTACCTGGTCTACACCATGACCCGCAACTGGAAGCGCAAAGCCAACCTGGACCTGTGGCAGAGGCTGGACGCCCTGTCCCGGGAGCGCCATGTGAAGTGGGAGTGGCGGCCCGGGGAGGAAGGCCCTGACTTGGCGGAGGCCCACCGCAGGGCCGATGGGATGGCCGGCATTAAAGCTGACCAGCCTGTCCGCATGGTGGATGTAGGGGGCAAGCCGGTAACCCGACGGGAGGCGGTGGCGAAGGCCCTGGTAAAGCTAAGCCCTCAGACCCTGGCCCTCCTCCAGAAGGGCGGACTGCCCAAAGGGGACCCCCTGGCTGCCGCTCAGGTAGCGGGAACCCTTGCCGCCAA includes the following:
- the moaC gene encoding cyclic pyranopterin monophosphate synthase MoaC, with protein sequence MIEVYTDGACLGNPGPGGWAALVVDAGKRLVFEGREEKTTNNRMELRAAIEGLARTAPGSQVVLYSDSQYLVYTMTRNWKRKANLDLWQRLDALSRERHVKWEWRPGEEGPDLAEAHRRADGMAGIKADQPVRMVDVGGKPVTRREAVAKALVKLSPQTLALLQKGGLPKGDPLAAAQVAGTLAAKDVPHLIPLCHPLPIDEVKIDLRLDSSSGTVEITASVLGEARTGYEMEALTAAALAALTIYDMVKAQDPGPTIEIRLVSKSGGKSGTVVLPQEFRPLS
- a CDS encoding fructose-1,6-bisphosphatase, which encodes MQITLSVIKADIGGYVGHSSSHPDCLARAGELLEKAKKAGLLIDFHVTNCGDDLELIMTHQQGETSERVHRLAWDVFIEATKIARQLKLHGAGQDLLSDAFSGNIRGMGPGVAEMAFQEREAETIIILMADKTSSGAWNLPLYKMFADPFNTIGLVIAPNMHSGFSFEVLDIKEHQKILFNAPEDIYDMLVFMGAPSRFCVKAVYHRETKEIAAVSSTERLALIAGRYVGKDDPVCVVRSQGQFPAVGEVLEPFAYPFFVEGWMRGSHHGPLMPVAVREANPSRFDGPPRVTSLGFQLSSGRLVGPRDMFDDPAFDQARKMANDMAYHMRRHGPFEPHRLPLEEMEYTTMPQVMKKVTGRFVKV
- the rdgB gene encoding RdgB/HAM1 family non-canonical purine NTP pyrophosphatase; protein product: MKRLLIGTRNPGKLGEYRLLLASSGFELATPQELGLEADEAEGTTSLEENAVAKAKLYARKGGLLTLAEDSGLFVDALGGAPGVLSARFGASDRERIDRLLGDLKGIPREERGARFVCVIALAEPGKPLGVFRGEVAGEIAGGPTGSSGFGYDPVFFLRGLGKTMAELSPEEKNRISHRGQAARKALMVLRGLLTGA
- the moaA gene encoding GTP 3',8-cyclase MoaA; its protein translation is MTGLSDSFQRPINYLRISITDRCNLRCFYCMPEKGVPLLPREHLLTYEEIARVVGAAVGLGITKVRLTGGEPLARAGLVDMVSMLSRIEGLDDLSLTTNGLLLADFAAALKRAGLKRVNVSLDTFNPQRFRRITGGEGLEAVLQGIEAAKEAGLNPVKVNTVVIPGVNDDELLAFGQRSLEGWHVRFIELMPFGQAGGLPTLYVSQMVARLEEAFGPLTLAINRGGGPARYFRLPGAKGTIGFISPISQHFCFACNRLRLTAEGKLRPCLLQETEVDLRAPLRNGASAGELEGIIRKAVAQKPLRHCLEEKKPQDAKCMARLGG